A single genomic interval of Aphidius gifuensis isolate YNYX2018 linkage group LG6, ASM1490517v1, whole genome shotgun sequence harbors:
- the LOC122858917 gene encoding protein tincar isoform X1, which translates to MSMTGSLMGYENNNEINQIKCKKSLKTLPIVTTNIGGNGGVCGTSVGALNSSPINSSTATNINCKIKYKNDNNNRKNKKQKESCNRGHANGLWSVWYGILAVCLQAYVATRCAKRFVAYLSLPWTTEVQPPKFELHACIVLTGTGVLLLPILLAAAFLKLGNLANDGIKLGRDSNNCSRDSTSTILANGHENSGLASNLWKHGGPTAAFVHLCTAMCFLLPSLLMEARLIRAGFLPKDAIWQTDLDFIVQHRDRLVFVDFLNPQGNLSTLKSISQSYGTSSSPPIEQFEDNYHNSDGLNFDDFESLSHETSNTIISTTEKSITPTVIHNKNEQISNIDSTTPTKFPDTISTSKIKTVTSTSTSSSSSPTKRINANSKNIQNRNSRGKLKAKKYGQRVATTAESQRNNNNNNNNNMTGHTLALSMNSLSDLDHPEQLNLEITDDDSYDYSGQTAISLEYLNYAMALGVYSVRYPAVFWSCNKVLGTIFSIQLVINSVQSLIAYSGMSILYKIQVVGPHKVLQLMRQRRIYPTSMDITTNIQRIITNLFGDNSHLILNPHVTLALFVLSTVLVLCSSMVTYLYAYGRFASFLEQEKERNIIMAKERKINRSGWTYFTHCAALCVFLAIAICNAPLLYDYTVVYRGSLDGAILFCIISTVLHLFIWLILWFFLTIKRNWIFKVRVIISTTTLHSARTVKLVTDVDLLACKKRNNNNSHKNNNRNNNNNNNNNDDDGDNINESRTDNDDDDDIFDIDNEDCTSAPLLVVGDGKTYSIAEALPKKAIMNVIHRAVMEKKSRQNQDGSVNRTEIDSNVTDDEQIYWLRPKLRPSPAQSPSGNGSSSTIDKSWLNKKLRQKVTFNDLPSTSNTRNKGKRRGTTEGGGPEDDGDYATLRELPLMTVIDTVDDSTSEENKWSRWLLPRRNQVPKSLNLLECVNDDQVTYYASGNHDLQPSEGDPSPLLTPEPLPDPIVNELTALNTSNLPPPIVDDDITPGSFGTTVISTTSTTTCAINSATIITATAVATATVTTTSANNATATSNLFLPQQPTGNTPRCLRRGDSGMPHDELTPRSDSSNSETIVGVCPMTIVSGINYCDAGSSSTGNSNSNSNTSSNSETSSGVHSNISNVSQISTVSKHRRATSVDDIAVVTNINEIDYINNKDNNHWRSCSLQRGSQPPNINNIDFVTSVAPSGLITSKTLNSQYAVRIKNNDNLKNQQSGCPAVILENANEATVVIRRKLSRPKPIETNNPNEFEPFSRSTNMRMTSFTENSDLRGISGIHSSSATLPHYPTQPVIPTYPHCSTMPLPHGGHSGAVGGGTNTNVNSSTNITTNSVLNGPTNSLSCGSVLQQQQQQQYPTSIQQQNGHTIVQPINHTTLPSHHNGMRIIHSTINNNYVKRYPQNNNSSINTVHLQAQQQQNWSLSTGHHTFPQLLQNKIFSVPSGGGRHTDRDSANFSMASSGDSDICIQHH; encoded by the exons atgtcaatgACTGGAAGCTTGATGggttatgaaaataataatgaaataaatcaaataaagtgtaaaaaatcattaaaaacattacCAATTGTAACGACAAATAttggtggtaatggtggtgTTTGTGGTACAAGTGTTGGAGCATTAAATTCATCaccaataaattcatcaacagccacaaatataaattgtaaaattaaatataaaaatgataataataatagaaaaaataaaaaacaaaaagaatcaTGTAATCGTGGTCATGCAAATGGTTTATGGTCTGTGTGGTATGGAATACTTGCTGTTTGTCTTCAAGCATATGTAGCAACCAGATGTGCCAAAAGATTTGTCg caTATTTGTCATTGCCATGGACAACAGAAGTTCAACCACCAAAATTTGAATTACATGCATGTATTGTGTTAACGGGTACTGGTGTATTACTCTTGCCAATATTATTAGCAGCtgcatttttaaaacttggaAATTTGGCAAATGATGGTATTAAACTTGGAAGAGATTCTAATAATTGTTCACGTGATTCAACATCAACTATTCTTGCAAATGGTCATGAAAATTCtg gctTGGCAAGTAATTTATGGAAACATGGAGGTCCAACAGCGGCTTTTGTACATCTATGTACAGCCATGTGCTTTCTTTTGCCCTCTTTACTCATGGAGGCGAGGCTTATTCGCGCTGGATTTTTGCCAAAAG atgcaATTTGGCAGACTGATCTTGATTTCATTGTTCAACATCGTGATAGACTTgtgtttgttgattttttaaatccacAAGGGAATTTGAGTACTTTAAAATCTATAAGTCAATCATATggtacatcatcatcaccaccgaTTGAACAATTTGAAGATAATTATCACAATTCTGATGGACTGAATTTTGATGATTTCGAATCACTATCCCACGAGACAAgtaatacaattatttcaacaactgaaaaatcaataactcCAACAgtaatacataataaaaatgaacaaatatcaaatattgattCTACAACACCGACAAAATTTCCTGATACAATTTCGACATCGAAAATTAAAACTGTCACAAGTACATcaacttcatcatcatcaagtccAACCAAACGAATAAAtgcaaatagtaaaaatattcaaaatagaAATAGCCGGGGTaaattaaaagctaaaaaatacGGTCAACGAGTTGCAACAACTGCTGAATCACaacgtaataataacaacaataataataataatatgactgGACACACCTTGGCACTTTCAATGAACAGTCTGTCAGATCTTGATCACCCAGAGCAGCTGAATCTTGAAATTACAGatg atgattCATATGATTATTCAGGACAAACTGCAATAagtcttgaatatttaaattatgcaATGGCACTTGGTGTTTATTCAGTTAGATATCCAGCAGTATTTTGGTCATGTAATAAAGTACTTGGTACAATATTTAGCATACAACTTGTTATAAATTCAGTACAAAGTTTAATTGCATATTCAGGAATGTCAatactttataaaattcaagttgTTGGACCACACAAAGTATTACAATTAATGCGACAAAGAAGAATTTATCCAACGTCAATGGATATAACAACAAACATACAacgaataataacaaatttatttggtgATAATAGTCATCTTATATTAAATCCTCATGTTACACTTGCATTATTTGTGCTATCAACAGTACTTGTATTATGCTCAAGTATGGTCACCTATTTATATGCATATGGaag ATTTGCATCATTTTtagaacaagaaaaagaaagaaatattataatggcaaaagaaagaaaaataaatagatctGGCTGGACATATTTTACACATTGTGCAGCTCTATGTGTTTTTTTAGCAATAGCAATATGTAATGCACCTTTACTTTATGATTACACTGTTGTATATCGTGGTAGTCTTGATGgtgcaatattattttgtataataagtacagtattacatttatttatttggcttatattatggttttttttaacaataaaacgtAATTGGATATTTAAAGTACGTGttataatatcaacaacaactttACACTCAGCAAGAACAGTTAAACTTGTTACAGATGTTGATTTACTTgcttgtaaaaaaagaaataataataatagtcataaaaataataatagaaataacaacaacaacaataataataacgatgatgatggtgataatattaatgaaagtagaactgataatgatgatgatgatgatatatttgatattgataatgagGATTGTACAAGTGCACCATTACTTGTTGTTGGTGATGGAAAAACTTATAGCATTGCTGAGGCTTTACCAAAAAAAGCCATTATGAATGTTATTCATCGAGCtgttatggaaaaaaaatcacgacaaaatcaag ATGGTAGTGTAAATCGTACTGAAATTGATTCAAATGTAACTGATGATGAACAAATATACTGGTTACGTCCAAAATTACGACCATCACCAGCTCAATCACCAAGTGGTAAtggatcatcatcaacaattgataaaagttGGCTGAATAAAAAACTACGTCAAAAAGTGACATTTAACGACCTGCCTAGTACGTCTAATACGCG caATAAGGGAAAAAGAAGAGGTACTACCGAGGGTGGTGGACCAGAGGACGATGGTGATTATGCCACATTACGTGAATTACCATTAATGACTGTTATTGATACTGTGGATGATTCTACATCAGAAGAAAATaag TGGAGTAGATGGCTGTTACCCCGTAGGAATCAAGTACCTAAAAGTTTGAAT cTATTGGAGTGCGTGAATGATGATCAGGTGACATATTATGCAAGTGGCAATCATGATCTACAACCTTCTGAGGGTGATCCATCTCCATTACTAACACCTGAACCTTTGCCTGATCCTATTGTCAACGAATTAACAGCTTTAAATACATCAAATTTACCTCCAcctattgttgatgatgacatAACACCTGGTTCTTTTGGTACTACTGTTATTTCTACTACTTCTACTACTACTTGTGCTATTAATAGTGCTACTATTATTACTGCTACTGCTGTTGCTACAGCTACAGTTACTACTACTTCTGCTAATAATGCTACAGCTACTTCCAATTTATTTCTTCCACAACag cCAACAGGTAATACACCACGTTGTCTGAGACGAGGTGATTCGGGTATGCCTCATGATGAATTAACACCCCGATCAGATTCTTCCAATTCTGAAACAATTGTTGGTGTATGTCCAATGACAATTGTATCTGGAATAAATTATTGTGATGCAGGATCATCATCAACTggtaatagtaatagtaatagtaatacAAGTAGTAATAGTGAAACATCAAGTGGTGTACATTCAAATATAAGTAATGTTAGTCAAATAAGTACAGTATCAAAACATAGACGTGCAACAAGTGTTGATGATATAGCTGTTGttacaaatattaatgaaattgattatattaataataaagataataatcatTGGCGTAGTTGTTCATTACAACGTGGTAGTCAACCaccaaatataaataatattgattttgtaaCAAGTGTTGCACCAAGTGGTTTAATAACatcaaaaacattaaatagtCAATATGCTGTacgtattaaaaataatgataatttaaaaaatcaacaaagtGGATGTCCAGCTGTTATACTTGAAAATGCAAATGAAGCAACAGTTGTTATaagaagaaaattatcaagacCAAAACCAATTGAGACAAATAATCCAAATGAATTTGAGCCATTTTCACGTTCAACAAATATGAGAATGACATCATTTACTGAAAATAGTGATTTACGTGGTATTAGTGGTATACATTCATCATCAGCAACATTGCCACATTATCCAACACAACCAGTTATTCCAACTTATCCACATTGTTCAACAATGCCATTACCACATGGTGGACACAGTGGTGCAGTTGGTGGTGGTACTAATACAAATGTTAATAGCTCAacaaatataacaacaaattCTGTATTAAATGGACCAACAAATTCTCTCAGTTGTGGATCAGTAttacagcaacaacaacaacaacaatatccaACAAgtatacaacaacaaaatggACATACTATTGTTCAACCAATAAATCATACAACATTACCATCACATCATAATGGCATGAGAATTATtcattcaacaattaataataattatgtaaaacGTTatccacaaaataataattcttcaaTTAATACTGTACATTTACAAGCacagcaacaacaaaattGGTCACTATCAACTGGTCATCATACATTTCcacaattattacaaaataaaatattttctgttCCAAGTGGTGGTGGACGACATACTGATCGTGATTCTGCTAATTTTTCAATGGCAAGTAGTGGTGATTCTGATATTTGTATTCAAcatcattga
- the LOC122858917 gene encoding protein tincar isoform X2 codes for MSMTGSLMGYENNNEINQIKCKKSLKTLPIVTTNIGGNGGVCGTSVGALNSSPINSSTATNINCKIKYKNDNNNRKNKKQKESCNRGHANGLWSVWYGILAVCLQAYVATRCAKRFVAYLSLPWTTEVQPPKFELHACIVLTGTGVLLLPILLAAAFLKLGNLANDGIKLGRDSNNCSRDSTSTILANGHENSGLASNLWKHGGPTAAFVHLCTAMCFLLPSLLMEARLIRAGFLPKDAIWQTDLDFIVQHRDRLVFVDFLNPQGNLSTLKSISQSYGTSSSPPIEQFEDNYHNSDGLNFDDFESLSHETSNTIISTTEKSITPTVIHNKNEQISNIDSTTPTKFPDTISTSKIKTVTSTSTSSSSSPTKRINANSKNIQNRNSRGKLKAKKYGQRVATTAESQRNNNNNNNNNMTGHTLALSMNSLSDLDHPEQLNLEITDDDSYDYSGQTAISLEYLNYAMALGVYSVRYPAVFWSCNKVLGTIFSIQLVINSVQSLIAYSGMSILYKIQVVGPHKVLQLMRQRRIYPTSMDITTNIQRIITNLFGDNSHLILNPHVTLALFVLSTVLVLCSSMVTYLYAYGRFASFLEQEKERNIIMAKERKINRSGWTYFTHCAALCVFLAIAICNAPLLYDYTVVYRGSLDGAILFCIISTVLHLFIWLILWFFLTIKRNWIFKVRVIISTTTLHSARTVKLVTDVDLLACKKRNNNNSHKNNNRNNNNNNNNNDDDGDNINESRTDNDDDDDIFDIDNEDCTSAPLLVVGDGKTYSIAEALPKKAIMNVIHRAVMEKKSRQNQDGSVNRTEIDSNVTDDEQIYWLRPKLRPSPAQSPSGNGSSSTIDKSWLNKKLRQKVTFNDLPSTSNTRNKGKRRGTTEGGGPEDDGDYATLRELPLMTVIDTVDDSTSEENKLLECVNDDQVTYYASGNHDLQPSEGDPSPLLTPEPLPDPIVNELTALNTSNLPPPIVDDDITPGSFGTTVISTTSTTTCAINSATIITATAVATATVTTTSANNATATSNLFLPQQPTGNTPRCLRRGDSGMPHDELTPRSDSSNSETIVGVCPMTIVSGINYCDAGSSSTGNSNSNSNTSSNSETSSGVHSNISNVSQISTVSKHRRATSVDDIAVVTNINEIDYINNKDNNHWRSCSLQRGSQPPNINNIDFVTSVAPSGLITSKTLNSQYAVRIKNNDNLKNQQSGCPAVILENANEATVVIRRKLSRPKPIETNNPNEFEPFSRSTNMRMTSFTENSDLRGISGIHSSSATLPHYPTQPVIPTYPHCSTMPLPHGGHSGAVGGGTNTNVNSSTNITTNSVLNGPTNSLSCGSVLQQQQQQQYPTSIQQQNGHTIVQPINHTTLPSHHNGMRIIHSTINNNYVKRYPQNNNSSINTVHLQAQQQQNWSLSTGHHTFPQLLQNKIFSVPSGGGRHTDRDSANFSMASSGDSDICIQHH; via the exons atgtcaatgACTGGAAGCTTGATGggttatgaaaataataatgaaataaatcaaataaagtgtaaaaaatcattaaaaacattacCAATTGTAACGACAAATAttggtggtaatggtggtgTTTGTGGTACAAGTGTTGGAGCATTAAATTCATCaccaataaattcatcaacagccacaaatataaattgtaaaattaaatataaaaatgataataataatagaaaaaataaaaaacaaaaagaatcaTGTAATCGTGGTCATGCAAATGGTTTATGGTCTGTGTGGTATGGAATACTTGCTGTTTGTCTTCAAGCATATGTAGCAACCAGATGTGCCAAAAGATTTGTCg caTATTTGTCATTGCCATGGACAACAGAAGTTCAACCACCAAAATTTGAATTACATGCATGTATTGTGTTAACGGGTACTGGTGTATTACTCTTGCCAATATTATTAGCAGCtgcatttttaaaacttggaAATTTGGCAAATGATGGTATTAAACTTGGAAGAGATTCTAATAATTGTTCACGTGATTCAACATCAACTATTCTTGCAAATGGTCATGAAAATTCtg gctTGGCAAGTAATTTATGGAAACATGGAGGTCCAACAGCGGCTTTTGTACATCTATGTACAGCCATGTGCTTTCTTTTGCCCTCTTTACTCATGGAGGCGAGGCTTATTCGCGCTGGATTTTTGCCAAAAG atgcaATTTGGCAGACTGATCTTGATTTCATTGTTCAACATCGTGATAGACTTgtgtttgttgattttttaaatccacAAGGGAATTTGAGTACTTTAAAATCTATAAGTCAATCATATggtacatcatcatcaccaccgaTTGAACAATTTGAAGATAATTATCACAATTCTGATGGACTGAATTTTGATGATTTCGAATCACTATCCCACGAGACAAgtaatacaattatttcaacaactgaaaaatcaataactcCAACAgtaatacataataaaaatgaacaaatatcaaatattgattCTACAACACCGACAAAATTTCCTGATACAATTTCGACATCGAAAATTAAAACTGTCACAAGTACATcaacttcatcatcatcaagtccAACCAAACGAATAAAtgcaaatagtaaaaatattcaaaatagaAATAGCCGGGGTaaattaaaagctaaaaaatacGGTCAACGAGTTGCAACAACTGCTGAATCACaacgtaataataacaacaataataataataatatgactgGACACACCTTGGCACTTTCAATGAACAGTCTGTCAGATCTTGATCACCCAGAGCAGCTGAATCTTGAAATTACAGatg atgattCATATGATTATTCAGGACAAACTGCAATAagtcttgaatatttaaattatgcaATGGCACTTGGTGTTTATTCAGTTAGATATCCAGCAGTATTTTGGTCATGTAATAAAGTACTTGGTACAATATTTAGCATACAACTTGTTATAAATTCAGTACAAAGTTTAATTGCATATTCAGGAATGTCAatactttataaaattcaagttgTTGGACCACACAAAGTATTACAATTAATGCGACAAAGAAGAATTTATCCAACGTCAATGGATATAACAACAAACATACAacgaataataacaaatttatttggtgATAATAGTCATCTTATATTAAATCCTCATGTTACACTTGCATTATTTGTGCTATCAACAGTACTTGTATTATGCTCAAGTATGGTCACCTATTTATATGCATATGGaag ATTTGCATCATTTTtagaacaagaaaaagaaagaaatattataatggcaaaagaaagaaaaataaatagatctGGCTGGACATATTTTACACATTGTGCAGCTCTATGTGTTTTTTTAGCAATAGCAATATGTAATGCACCTTTACTTTATGATTACACTGTTGTATATCGTGGTAGTCTTGATGgtgcaatattattttgtataataagtacagtattacatttatttatttggcttatattatggttttttttaacaataaaacgtAATTGGATATTTAAAGTACGTGttataatatcaacaacaactttACACTCAGCAAGAACAGTTAAACTTGTTACAGATGTTGATTTACTTgcttgtaaaaaaagaaataataataatagtcataaaaataataatagaaataacaacaacaacaataataataacgatgatgatggtgataatattaatgaaagtagaactgataatgatgatgatgatgatatatttgatattgataatgagGATTGTACAAGTGCACCATTACTTGTTGTTGGTGATGGAAAAACTTATAGCATTGCTGAGGCTTTACCAAAAAAAGCCATTATGAATGTTATTCATCGAGCtgttatggaaaaaaaatcacgacaaaatcaag ATGGTAGTGTAAATCGTACTGAAATTGATTCAAATGTAACTGATGATGAACAAATATACTGGTTACGTCCAAAATTACGACCATCACCAGCTCAATCACCAAGTGGTAAtggatcatcatcaacaattgataaaagttGGCTGAATAAAAAACTACGTCAAAAAGTGACATTTAACGACCTGCCTAGTACGTCTAATACGCG caATAAGGGAAAAAGAAGAGGTACTACCGAGGGTGGTGGACCAGAGGACGATGGTGATTATGCCACATTACGTGAATTACCATTAATGACTGTTATTGATACTGTGGATGATTCTACATCAGAAGAAAATaag cTATTGGAGTGCGTGAATGATGATCAGGTGACATATTATGCAAGTGGCAATCATGATCTACAACCTTCTGAGGGTGATCCATCTCCATTACTAACACCTGAACCTTTGCCTGATCCTATTGTCAACGAATTAACAGCTTTAAATACATCAAATTTACCTCCAcctattgttgatgatgacatAACACCTGGTTCTTTTGGTACTACTGTTATTTCTACTACTTCTACTACTACTTGTGCTATTAATAGTGCTACTATTATTACTGCTACTGCTGTTGCTACAGCTACAGTTACTACTACTTCTGCTAATAATGCTACAGCTACTTCCAATTTATTTCTTCCACAACag cCAACAGGTAATACACCACGTTGTCTGAGACGAGGTGATTCGGGTATGCCTCATGATGAATTAACACCCCGATCAGATTCTTCCAATTCTGAAACAATTGTTGGTGTATGTCCAATGACAATTGTATCTGGAATAAATTATTGTGATGCAGGATCATCATCAACTggtaatagtaatagtaatagtaatacAAGTAGTAATAGTGAAACATCAAGTGGTGTACATTCAAATATAAGTAATGTTAGTCAAATAAGTACAGTATCAAAACATAGACGTGCAACAAGTGTTGATGATATAGCTGTTGttacaaatattaatgaaattgattatattaataataaagataataatcatTGGCGTAGTTGTTCATTACAACGTGGTAGTCAACCaccaaatataaataatattgattttgtaaCAAGTGTTGCACCAAGTGGTTTAATAACatcaaaaacattaaatagtCAATATGCTGTacgtattaaaaataatgataatttaaaaaatcaacaaagtGGATGTCCAGCTGTTATACTTGAAAATGCAAATGAAGCAACAGTTGTTATaagaagaaaattatcaagacCAAAACCAATTGAGACAAATAATCCAAATGAATTTGAGCCATTTTCACGTTCAACAAATATGAGAATGACATCATTTACTGAAAATAGTGATTTACGTGGTATTAGTGGTATACATTCATCATCAGCAACATTGCCACATTATCCAACACAACCAGTTATTCCAACTTATCCACATTGTTCAACAATGCCATTACCACATGGTGGACACAGTGGTGCAGTTGGTGGTGGTACTAATACAAATGTTAATAGCTCAacaaatataacaacaaattCTGTATTAAATGGACCAACAAATTCTCTCAGTTGTGGATCAGTAttacagcaacaacaacaacaacaatatccaACAAgtatacaacaacaaaatggACATACTATTGTTCAACCAATAAATCATACAACATTACCATCACATCATAATGGCATGAGAATTATtcattcaacaattaataataattatgtaaaacGTTatccacaaaataataattcttcaaTTAATACTGTACATTTACAAGCacagcaacaacaaaattGGTCACTATCAACTGGTCATCATACATTTCcacaattattacaaaataaaatattttctgttCCAAGTGGTGGTGGACGACATACTGATCGTGATTCTGCTAATTTTTCAATGGCAAGTAGTGGTGATTCTGATATTTGTATTCAAcatcattga